A window from Vulcanimicrobium alpinum encodes these proteins:
- a CDS encoding TonB-dependent receptor encodes MRPHVFARAVLTACTLVIFAIASGAVAAAAGTATIQGTVRSGASPVAGAAVRVTGPASTSATTDANGSFTVDVPPGVYRIDVTKGGYVAAALTDLAVVEGATIPVTVTLNQADLTSLQTIGRVSTISRGSGSAINTGTATSSYVNAQAFGNLANPQINNVLERLPDVTIQHMGSQPDTTIIVGGVQPYETQVLIDGHPLALGQYGVWLSQYFPSYLIGGVETQSGPGNTTPFANIAVGGTANLLTPSFTQRETAEFVTGYDNYQAQYSHFLATGSAGKLQYVAGGGVDGYNGPYFGTTKCIITPDNFGAAENTPAATGIVQTCTDASGSFFSKGETLKLRYNFSPQTSFEAGFVGAWGGYNPQGTAWGTTLGATQIVQCLQADPLKCTNPNFSYLTGSKVAGYGWYTGSSVYNNQTLFDAQLRTSLGNNTLLIRPYVGVIEPEIILGAGQTSYPNFFSPPGVLPTNPDASLPTSQYQQFVSDCSANFGNPTDPSGKVVVVGNQTQCFGGAYTTFEQDKLYGTTFSLLHPFGDSLLNFTYDFHGQSTYAYIDSPAFVSVPFSTDRYSTFSLTGDLHLIRNLGINFGLYDTTWKVNGVQRANPASLTDTSLTGLSRSITRFDPHLAFVFRPSGGISYRASYGTSATFPFIGQVSGLATYQTPAASLGPPFQFGGTLTEKNPNLVPEVSISEGLGVDKRFGNGAVVSLDLQNTVVHDVFEQLTSAVQSPTGLEGIFSPINAARLRTQLATLKYSYAPRTGFGYNAQIAAEKSVVDGLTPDLYPPGSSVGSFPVNNVQICGNGVAAPGIPTCIPYLKGYGQLTYTWRDDTYAGLGVNYQGKNNAYFQPPFALLDFTFRRPITRMLELQVGVENLLNTNTYNQYLAAPNLGTPLTAAATDLNATKLQQTSFTPTLVSAPPRVVRLQARFHMGR; translated from the coding sequence ATGCGCCCACACGTTTTTGCGCGCGCCGTCCTGACGGCGTGTACGCTCGTCATTTTCGCGATCGCCTCCGGGGCGGTCGCGGCGGCGGCCGGGACCGCCACGATTCAAGGCACCGTTCGCAGCGGCGCCTCGCCCGTCGCGGGCGCCGCGGTAAGGGTCACCGGTCCCGCGAGCACCAGCGCGACGACCGACGCCAACGGCAGTTTTACCGTCGACGTGCCGCCGGGCGTCTACCGCATCGACGTCACCAAGGGCGGCTACGTCGCCGCCGCGCTGACGGATCTTGCGGTCGTCGAGGGCGCGACCATCCCCGTCACGGTCACCCTCAACCAAGCCGACCTCACCTCGCTGCAGACCATCGGCCGCGTTTCGACGATCAGCCGCGGGAGCGGCAGCGCGATCAACACCGGCACGGCGACGTCGAGCTACGTCAACGCGCAGGCGTTCGGCAACCTTGCCAACCCGCAGATCAACAACGTGCTCGAGCGTCTTCCCGACGTCACGATCCAGCACATGGGCAGTCAACCCGACACGACGATCATCGTCGGCGGCGTGCAGCCGTACGAAACGCAAGTGCTGATCGACGGCCATCCGCTCGCGCTCGGGCAGTACGGAGTGTGGCTGAGCCAGTATTTCCCGTCGTACCTGATCGGCGGCGTCGAAACGCAGTCGGGTCCCGGCAACACGACGCCGTTCGCGAACATCGCCGTCGGCGGGACGGCGAACCTGCTCACGCCGAGCTTCACCCAGCGTGAAACGGCCGAGTTCGTGACCGGCTACGACAACTACCAGGCGCAGTATTCGCACTTCCTCGCCACCGGCTCCGCGGGCAAACTCCAGTACGTCGCGGGCGGCGGCGTCGACGGCTACAACGGCCCGTACTTCGGCACCACCAAGTGCATCATCACGCCCGACAACTTCGGCGCTGCGGAGAACACGCCGGCCGCGACCGGCATCGTCCAGACGTGCACCGATGCGAGCGGTTCGTTCTTCAGCAAAGGCGAGACGCTCAAGCTGCGCTACAACTTCTCGCCGCAGACGTCGTTCGAAGCGGGCTTCGTCGGCGCGTGGGGCGGTTACAACCCGCAGGGCACCGCGTGGGGAACGACGCTCGGCGCGACCCAGATCGTGCAGTGTCTGCAAGCCGATCCGCTCAAGTGCACCAATCCCAACTTCTCGTATCTCACCGGGAGCAAGGTTGCGGGCTACGGCTGGTATACCGGCTCGTCGGTCTACAACAACCAGACGCTCTTCGATGCGCAGCTGCGCACGTCGCTGGGCAACAACACGCTGCTGATTCGTCCGTACGTCGGCGTGATCGAACCGGAGATCATCCTCGGCGCGGGACAGACGTCGTACCCGAACTTCTTCTCGCCGCCCGGTGTCCTGCCGACCAACCCCGATGCGAGCCTTCCGACCAGTCAGTACCAGCAGTTCGTCTCCGACTGCAGCGCCAACTTCGGCAATCCCACCGATCCGAGCGGCAAGGTGGTCGTCGTCGGGAACCAGACGCAGTGCTTCGGCGGCGCCTACACGACGTTCGAACAGGACAAGCTGTACGGCACGACGTTCTCGCTCCTGCACCCGTTCGGCGACAGCCTGCTGAACTTCACGTACGACTTTCACGGACAGAGCACGTACGCGTACATCGACAGCCCGGCGTTCGTCTCCGTACCGTTCTCGACCGATCGCTATTCGACGTTCTCGCTCACCGGCGATCTCCACCTGATCCGCAATCTCGGGATCAACTTCGGGCTCTACGACACGACCTGGAAAGTGAACGGCGTGCAGCGCGCCAATCCGGCGTCGCTGACCGACACGTCGCTGACCGGCCTGAGCCGCAGCATCACGCGCTTCGATCCGCATCTCGCGTTCGTGTTCCGGCCGAGCGGCGGCATCTCGTATCGTGCGTCGTACGGCACCTCGGCGACGTTCCCGTTCATCGGTCAAGTCAGCGGCCTGGCCACGTATCAGACGCCGGCCGCGTCGCTGGGGCCGCCGTTCCAGTTCGGCGGAACGCTCACCGAGAAGAACCCGAATCTCGTCCCCGAGGTCTCGATCTCCGAGGGCCTCGGCGTCGACAAACGGTTCGGAAACGGCGCGGTCGTAAGCCTCGATCTGCAGAACACGGTCGTCCACGACGTCTTCGAGCAATTGACCTCGGCGGTCCAGTCGCCGACGGGGCTCGAAGGGATCTTCTCGCCGATCAACGCGGCGCGGCTGCGGACGCAGCTGGCAACGCTGAAGTACTCGTACGCGCCGCGCACGGGCTTCGGCTACAACGCGCAGATCGCGGCCGAGAAGTCCGTCGTGGACGGTCTCACCCCGGATCTGTATCCGCCCGGGAGCAGCGTCGGCAGCTTCCCGGTCAACAACGTGCAGATCTGCGGCAACGGCGTCGCGGCGCCCGGGATTCCGACGTGCATTCCGTACCTCAAAGGCTACGGCCAACTGACGTACACCTGGCGCGACGACACCTACGCGGGCCTGGGCGTGAACTATCAAGGGAAGAACAACGCGTACTTCCAGCCGCCGTTTGCGCTGCTCGACTTCACGTTCCGCCGTCCGATCACGCGGATGCTGGAACTGCAAGTCGGCGTCGAGAACCTGCTCAACACGAACACGTACAACCAGTACCTCGCCGCGCCGAATCTTGGTACGCCGCTGACCGCGGCGGCCACCGACCTCAACGCGACGAAGCTGCAGCAGACGTCGTTCACGCCGACCCTCGTGTCGGCGCCGCCCCGCGTGGTGCGCCTGCAGGCGCGCTTCCACATGGGACGCTGA
- a CDS encoding glycosyltransferase → MTLRRAPGDGRPDVALDVRETSHTSAGMLTYVRALRRLLPRVAPDLALAEFGGGDNFDLAEQAGMPLTLARLRPRLVHFPTPYVPRFVPSAHVVTVHDVIDLEFPQYAKKKVGPYWRYVVGPVLRSARAVLTDDDVTVGLLERYLGVDPKRVRVIPLGVDAPDPLPPPVVRARPYLFYAGNHRPHKDLATLVRAWAALPAECAADLVMTGGDEPGLRALGARGTAGELVFTGECSGEEVWRLHRGAAAYVHPALREGFGLPLLEALRAGTPVIAAAPAVPSVLAPHVQTFAAGDAGALGALLDALLAGPPRVQRASARAAAAALTWEHTARATADVYRELLR, encoded by the coding sequence GTGACCCTTCGACGAGCTCCGGGTGACGGGCGCCCCGACGTCGCGCTCGACGTGCGCGAGACCTCGCACACCTCGGCCGGGATGCTCACGTACGTGCGCGCGCTGAGGCGCTTGCTGCCGCGCGTCGCACCCGATCTGGCGCTCGCCGAGTTCGGCGGCGGCGACAACTTCGATCTCGCCGAGCAGGCCGGGATGCCTCTGACGCTGGCGCGGCTGCGGCCGCGCCTGGTGCATTTCCCCACGCCCTACGTGCCGCGGTTCGTCCCCTCAGCCCACGTCGTAACGGTGCACGACGTGATCGATCTCGAGTTTCCGCAGTACGCGAAGAAGAAGGTCGGGCCGTATTGGAGATACGTCGTCGGACCGGTGCTGCGCAGCGCGCGCGCCGTGCTCACCGACGACGACGTGACCGTCGGACTCCTGGAACGGTATCTCGGCGTCGACCCCAAGCGCGTGCGGGTCATCCCGCTCGGCGTCGACGCGCCCGACCCGCTCCCGCCGCCGGTGGTGCGCGCTCGGCCGTATCTGTTCTACGCCGGGAATCACCGCCCGCACAAAGACCTCGCGACGCTGGTACGCGCATGGGCCGCGCTCCCGGCCGAGTGCGCCGCCGATCTCGTGATGACCGGCGGCGACGAACCCGGGCTGCGCGCGCTCGGCGCGCGCGGCACGGCCGGCGAACTCGTCTTCACCGGCGAGTGCAGCGGCGAGGAGGTGTGGCGCCTGCATCGCGGCGCGGCGGCATACGTCCATCCGGCCTTGCGCGAAGGCTTCGGTCTCCCGCTGCTCGAGGCGCTGCGCGCCGGGACGCCGGTGATCGCCGCGGCGCCCGCGGTGCCGAGCGTCCTCGCGCCGCACGTGCAGACGTTCGCCGCCGGCGACGCCGGCGCGCTCGGTGCGTTGCTCGATGCGCTGCTCGCCGGGCCGCCGCGGGTACAGCGCGCGAGTGCACGCGCCGCGGCCGCGGCGCTGACGTGGGAGCACACGGCGCGCGCGACCGCCGACGTCTACCGCGAGCTGCTGCGATGA
- a CDS encoding histidine triad nucleotide-binding protein: MALDPNCLFCKIVRKEIAANEVLRDDHVVAFHDLNPQAPTHVLVIPTSHAQDLSAFTAGADAEQAARLLHAAAEIGARFGPGGYRVVMNQGRDAGQSVFHLHAHVLAGRAMAWPPG, encoded by the coding sequence ATGGCACTCGATCCGAACTGCCTGTTCTGCAAGATCGTTCGCAAGGAGATCGCCGCGAACGAAGTGCTGCGCGACGACCACGTCGTCGCGTTTCACGATCTCAATCCGCAGGCGCCGACGCACGTGCTCGTGATCCCGACCAGTCACGCCCAGGATCTGAGCGCCTTCACCGCCGGCGCCGACGCCGAGCAGGCGGCGCGGCTGCTGCATGCGGCGGCCGAGATCGGCGCCCGTTTCGGACCCGGCGGCTATCGCGTGGTGATGAACCAAGGCCGCGACGCAGGGCAGAGCGTCTTTCACCTGCACGCGCACGTCCTCGCCGGGCGCGCGATGGCGTGGCCGCCCGGCTGA
- a CDS encoding glycosyltransferase family 2 protein, producing the protein MLARDEASRLPTMLARVPPGARVFVLDAESQDDTVAIARAHGADVEVRPWSGFVTARRYALGRVTTPWALMLDADELIDPALAEAIARADEDVAGYRVRRVTMLCGRAVRTAGWSNERLLRLVRSDRARVAANRTGAEVHETWSVDGSVADLAGAIVHDSYPTLASYRAKFDAYTTVEARALPPSGRRYAGALAMMPLRFAWSLLRYAGWRDGWRGLFVAWESARYRVVVRAKALQRSR; encoded by the coding sequence GTGCTCGCGCGCGACGAGGCGTCGCGGCTGCCGACGATGCTGGCCCGCGTCCCGCCCGGCGCGCGCGTCTTCGTGCTTGACGCCGAGTCGCAGGACGACACGGTCGCGATCGCGCGCGCCCACGGCGCCGACGTCGAGGTGCGGCCCTGGAGCGGGTTCGTCACCGCGCGGCGCTACGCGCTGGGACGCGTGACGACGCCGTGGGCGCTGATGCTTGACGCCGACGAACTGATCGATCCGGCGCTGGCCGAGGCGATCGCGCGCGCCGACGAAGACGTCGCGGGCTACCGCGTGCGCCGCGTGACGATGCTCTGCGGCCGTGCGGTGCGCACGGCGGGCTGGTCGAACGAACGCCTGCTGCGGCTCGTGCGCAGCGACCGCGCGCGCGTCGCCGCGAATCGCACCGGCGCCGAAGTGCACGAGACCTGGAGCGTCGACGGCTCGGTCGCCGATCTCGCCGGCGCGATCGTGCACGACTCGTACCCGACGCTCGCGTCGTACCGCGCGAAGTTCGACGCGTACACCACGGTGGAAGCGCGCGCGCTGCCGCCGTCGGGCCGCCGCTACGCCGGTGCGCTCGCGATGATGCCGCTGCGGTTCGCGTGGTCGCTGCTGCGCTACGCGGGCTGGCGCGACGGCTGGCGCGGGCTGTTCGTCGCATGGGAGAGCGCGCGCTACCGCGTGGTGGTGCGCGCCAAAGCGCTGCAGCGCTCGCGGTGA
- a CDS encoding stalk domain-containing protein, whose product MLLIRSGRWYAALLAVCAAAWSVPASAAPPKKDEAPVRAIAIVVNGEELSRDPAPRIVGGRLLVPVVRIYSALGIEVSRSGDDLIASAPAKRIALHRGSSRATIDNRVVMMDSPAVEIDDATYVSLRFVADSLGAQVAYDPKAQRVEVTSLVVGRTQALEQHSSGGMTQVVGTVSAVDLNSAPESLTLTRGPSVRTIAITSDAKIAIQDVVTRTSTPGTLADVRVGDAASVLLRANGSVDQVVMRYASRSGTIAAVSSSAFVLQSGYVVTPDKSTQITLNGTAATIGDLKVGDSVTVRLNPDTSEKRQILVSRAMPSTPTPTGSAQIVDFGVAARGPLRAGETFSVTLHGTPGGRATFDIGTYLTGLPLPEVRGQPGTYETTYKVPEGVNFGRTTVYGHLTVGATSAPRAEASQLVAVTTTAPQIVDIAPQNGLVVNSNKPSIYATYRSPTDVGISVSSVRIEVNGLDVTPSSTRTDTFITYSPSAALADGTVTVKVSVADNAGNVARRSWTFSVRTR is encoded by the coding sequence ATGCTCCTGATCCGGTCCGGCCGTTGGTACGCCGCGCTGCTCGCCGTCTGCGCGGCGGCGTGGAGCGTTCCGGCGTCCGCGGCGCCGCCGAAGAAAGACGAAGCGCCGGTGCGCGCGATCGCGATCGTCGTCAACGGTGAAGAACTCTCGCGCGATCCGGCGCCGCGGATCGTCGGCGGACGTCTGCTCGTCCCCGTCGTGCGCATCTACAGCGCGCTGGGGATCGAGGTGTCGCGGTCCGGCGACGACCTGATCGCCTCGGCGCCCGCGAAGCGGATCGCGCTGCACCGCGGGTCGAGCCGTGCGACGATCGACAACCGCGTCGTGATGATGGACTCGCCGGCGGTGGAGATCGACGACGCGACGTATGTCTCGCTGCGCTTCGTCGCCGACTCGCTCGGAGCGCAGGTTGCGTACGATCCCAAAGCGCAGCGCGTCGAAGTGACGTCGCTCGTCGTCGGACGGACGCAGGCGCTCGAACAGCACAGCAGCGGCGGGATGACGCAGGTCGTCGGCACGGTCAGCGCGGTCGATCTGAACTCGGCACCCGAGTCGCTCACCCTCACCCGCGGTCCGTCGGTGCGCACGATCGCGATCACCTCCGACGCGAAGATCGCGATCCAGGACGTCGTCACGCGCACCTCGACGCCGGGGACGCTCGCCGACGTGCGCGTCGGCGACGCGGCCAGCGTGCTGCTGCGCGCAAACGGGAGCGTCGACCAAGTCGTGATGCGTTATGCGTCGCGTAGCGGAACGATCGCTGCCGTCTCCTCGAGCGCGTTTGTGCTGCAGAGCGGCTACGTGGTGACGCCCGACAAGAGCACCCAGATCACGCTCAACGGGACGGCGGCGACGATCGGCGATCTGAAGGTCGGCGACAGCGTGACCGTGCGCCTCAACCCCGACACGAGCGAGAAGCGGCAGATCCTGGTGTCGCGCGCGATGCCGTCGACGCCGACGCCGACCGGAAGCGCCCAGATCGTCGACTTCGGCGTCGCGGCGCGCGGGCCGCTGCGTGCGGGCGAGACGTTCTCCGTGACGCTGCACGGGACGCCGGGGGGAAGGGCGACGTTCGACATCGGCACCTATCTCACCGGGTTGCCCCTGCCCGAAGTGCGCGGTCAGCCCGGCACCTACGAAACGACGTACAAGGTCCCCGAGGGCGTCAACTTCGGCCGCACGACCGTCTACGGCCACCTGACGGTCGGCGCGACGAGCGCGCCGCGGGCCGAAGCCTCGCAGCTCGTCGCGGTCACGACGACGGCTCCGCAGATCGTCGACATCGCGCCGCAGAACGGCTTGGTCGTCAACAGCAACAAGCCGTCGATCTATGCGACGTACCGTTCGCCGACCGATGTCGGGATCAGCGTCTCGTCGGTGCGGATCGAGGTGAACGGGCTCGACGTGACGCCCTCCTCGACGCGCACCGACACGTTCATCACCTACAGCCCTAGCGCCGCGCTCGCCGACGGCACCGTGACGGTGAAGGTGAGCGTCGCCGACAACGCCGGGAACGTCGCGCGGCGGAGCTGGACGTTCAGCGTCCGAACACGCTAG
- a CDS encoding glycosyltransferase family 4 protein gives MIRVVLAARATSRASMGMRAYTRALLERLPHVAPDVDLVPVTSPVALHPLALRAARPQLVHLAYLEAAPLVPRPYVAMVHDLLHLRFPHLFSPLSAWYWRTVAIPLYRGAARILVSDERVAGECVALLGIARERIRVMPLGFDERLLDAAPWEAERPYAFYAGNHRPHKGLATLYEAWAALPDDVALDLVLTGPDEPAVRERYARRSGTIVFLGDLDEKTLARRYRGALACVLPSLAEGFGIPALEAAAVATPVIATATAVPSIVAPYAQTFEAGDAVALASLLCAIVRDPYRAREAAAEGAVRLRAYTWDRFAASTAAVYREVVCS, from the coding sequence ATGATCCGCGTCGTGCTCGCCGCGCGCGCGACGAGCCGGGCGTCGATGGGGATGCGCGCCTACACGCGCGCGCTGCTCGAACGCCTTCCGCACGTCGCGCCCGACGTCGATCTGGTTCCGGTGACCTCTCCGGTCGCGCTCCATCCGCTCGCGCTGCGCGCCGCGCGTCCTCAGCTCGTGCACCTGGCGTATCTCGAAGCGGCGCCGCTGGTCCCGCGTCCGTACGTCGCGATGGTGCACGATCTGCTGCACCTGCGCTTCCCGCACTTGTTCTCACCGCTTAGCGCGTGGTACTGGCGCACCGTCGCGATCCCGCTGTATCGCGGCGCGGCGCGGATTCTCGTGAGCGACGAGCGCGTCGCCGGCGAATGCGTCGCGCTGCTCGGGATCGCGCGCGAGCGGATCCGCGTCATGCCGCTCGGCTTCGACGAGCGGCTGCTCGACGCGGCGCCATGGGAGGCGGAGCGTCCGTACGCGTTCTACGCCGGAAACCACCGGCCGCACAAAGGACTCGCCACCCTGTACGAGGCCTGGGCCGCGCTCCCCGACGACGTCGCGCTCGATCTCGTGCTCACCGGCCCGGACGAGCCTGCGGTACGCGAGCGCTACGCGCGACGCAGCGGCACGATCGTTTTTCTCGGCGACCTCGACGAGAAGACGCTCGCGCGGCGCTATCGCGGTGCTCTGGCGTGCGTATTGCCGTCGCTGGCCGAAGGATTCGGCATCCCCGCGCTCGAGGCAGCGGCAGTCGCGACGCCGGTGATCGCGACGGCGACCGCGGTCCCGTCGATCGTCGCGCCATACGCGCAGACCTTCGAAGCCGGCGATGCCGTCGCGCTCGCGTCGCTCCTATGCGCGATCGTGCGCGACCCGTACCGCGCGCGCGAGGCGGCGGCCGAGGGCGCCGTCCGTCTGCGGGCGTATACCTGGGATCGGTTCGCGGCTTCGACGGCCGCCGTCTATCGCGAGGTGGTATGCTCCTGA
- a CDS encoding ABC transporter substrate-binding protein, whose product MRRFPALPLLALALAASGCGGGSAAKAGSGPLLVMARVKDAVVLDPSHATDGLSLNVTNEVMQNIVGLKPGSFEIVGEIARSWSVSDDGRTWTFELRPGLQFSDGTAADAAAVKFNLDRWRLRSHPAHGSFAYPYYASVFGGFPGAIVDVRAPSPTRLVIGLASPRGSFLHDLADQAFGIGSPAAISADPKGFELKPVGSGPYMVAEWVRDDHITLVANPKWAGKKPGYPTVLIRDIPDQATSVLSLEKGDIDMLTDPRPEDAKTLAAKGIALALQPANNTSYIAPETEKKPFGDPRVRQAIAYAIDKEAMVAHLYAKGAMVANDWLPPGMLGDNPALKAYPHDVARAKALLAAAGYPHGFSTTLSYPTSPRPYLPDPPRVAETLQSDLRAAGIEVTLQPSEFGVFLDKVRHGEHELALIGWTGDNGDPDNFLYPLLDQDSARKDGTAQNYSFWRDPAYHELMLAGQRTNDPAKRAAIYRKALVMIHDLAPAIPLVHTTVPVALKPTIKGFVPSPNTAYHFVLIQPPAGS is encoded by the coding sequence GTGCGACGATTCCCGGCCCTGCCGCTTCTCGCGCTCGCTCTCGCCGCGTCCGGCTGCGGCGGCGGGAGCGCGGCAAAGGCCGGCTCGGGACCGCTGCTCGTGATGGCGCGCGTCAAGGACGCCGTCGTGCTCGACCCCTCGCACGCGACCGACGGCCTCTCGCTCAACGTCACCAATGAGGTGATGCAGAACATCGTCGGGCTGAAACCCGGTTCGTTCGAGATCGTCGGTGAGATCGCGCGGTCGTGGTCGGTCAGCGACGACGGCAGAACGTGGACGTTCGAGCTGCGTCCCGGGCTGCAGTTCTCCGACGGGACGGCGGCCGACGCCGCCGCGGTGAAGTTCAACCTCGACCGCTGGCGTCTGCGCTCGCATCCGGCGCACGGCAGTTTCGCGTATCCGTACTACGCGTCGGTCTTCGGCGGTTTTCCCGGCGCGATCGTCGACGTGCGCGCGCCGTCGCCGACGCGGCTGGTGATCGGGCTCGCATCGCCGCGCGGTTCGTTTCTGCACGATCTCGCCGATCAGGCGTTCGGGATCGGTTCGCCGGCCGCGATCTCGGCCGATCCGAAGGGCTTCGAACTCAAGCCGGTCGGGAGCGGCCCGTACATGGTCGCGGAGTGGGTGCGCGACGATCACATCACGCTCGTCGCGAACCCCAAGTGGGCGGGGAAGAAACCCGGCTATCCGACGGTGCTGATCCGCGACATCCCCGATCAGGCGACCAGCGTGCTCTCGCTCGAAAAGGGCGACATCGACATGCTGACCGATCCGCGTCCGGAAGACGCGAAGACGCTGGCCGCCAAAGGAATCGCGCTCGCGCTGCAGCCGGCCAACAACACGTCGTACATCGCGCCCGAGACGGAGAAGAAGCCGTTCGGCGATCCGCGCGTCCGTCAGGCGATCGCGTACGCGATCGATAAAGAAGCGATGGTCGCGCACCTCTACGCGAAGGGCGCGATGGTGGCGAACGACTGGCTGCCGCCCGGGATGCTCGGCGACAACCCCGCGCTCAAAGCCTACCCGCACGACGTCGCGCGCGCGAAAGCGCTGCTCGCCGCCGCCGGCTATCCGCACGGATTCAGCACGACGCTCAGTTATCCGACCTCGCCGCGGCCGTATCTGCCCGATCCGCCGCGCGTCGCCGAGACGCTGCAGTCGGATCTGCGCGCGGCGGGGATCGAGGTCACGCTGCAGCCCAGCGAGTTCGGCGTTTTTCTCGACAAGGTGCGGCACGGCGAACACGAGCTCGCGCTGATCGGCTGGACCGGCGACAACGGAGACCCCGACAACTTCCTCTACCCCTTGCTCGACCAGGACTCGGCGCGCAAGGACGGGACCGCGCAGAACTACTCGTTCTGGCGCGATCCGGCGTATCACGAATTGATGCTGGCCGGACAGCGCACGAACGATCCGGCGAAGCGCGCGGCGATCTATCGCAAGGCGCTGGTGATGATCCACGATCTGGCGCCCGCGATTCCGCTGGTGCACACGACGGTGCCGGTCGCGCTGAAGCCGACGATCAAGGGTTTCGTGCCGAGTCCCAACACCGCGTACCACTTCGTGCTGATCCAACCGCCCGCGGGGAGCTGA
- the rpsU gene encoding 30S ribosomal protein S21: MEIRVAPGETIESALRRFKKATQKAGVLAEARKHEHYEKPSVRRKKKSAAARKRRS, from the coding sequence ATGGAGATTCGAGTCGCACCCGGAGAGACGATCGAGAGCGCTCTGCGTCGCTTCAAGAAGGCGACCCAGAAGGCCGGCGTCCTCGCCGAGGCGCGGAAGCACGAGCACTACGAGAAGCCGAGCGTCCGCCGCAAAAAGAAGAGTGCCGCCGCGCGCAAGCGCCGCAGCTAA
- a CDS encoding GatB/YqeY domain-containing protein gives MSIKDEITADMKEAMKARDQLRLDTLRSIVSAFNYRRIEAGADLSEADQLAVVQKLVKQRTDSIDQYAKAGRTELVEKETREREILVKYLPAQKSADEIRGIVRAALAGLPADGRNQGAVMKLVMPQLKGVADGNVVRQVVGEELGSA, from the coding sequence ATGAGCATCAAAGACGAGATCACCGCCGACATGAAGGAGGCGATGAAAGCGCGCGATCAGCTCCGGCTCGACACGCTACGCAGCATCGTCTCGGCGTTCAACTACCGCCGCATCGAAGCCGGCGCCGACCTGTCGGAGGCCGATCAGCTGGCGGTCGTCCAGAAATTGGTCAAGCAGCGCACCGATTCGATCGACCAGTACGCAAAAGCCGGGCGCACCGAGCTCGTCGAGAAGGAGACGCGCGAGCGCGAGATCCTGGTGAAATACCTCCCGGCGCAGAAGTCTGCCGATGAGATCCGCGGCATCGTGCGCGCCGCGCTCGCTGGCCTCCCGGCCGACGGCCGCAACCAGGGCGCCGTCATGAAGCTGGTGATGCCGCAGCTCAAGGGGGTCGCCGATGGAAACGTCGTGCGTCAAGTCGTCGGCGAGGAGCTCGGATCGGCGTAA